The nucleotide sequence CTGTCCTCCATCGTTGACGCGCCGAGACACCGCCTTTCGCCCTCGCCTTCGGCTAGTGAAGGCGGCTACCTGCGTCAAGGCTTACTGGTCTGGATGTTGTTGGACGTTGCTCGCacgtgtttatatatatatatatatatatatacgtgcAGGAAGAGCTCCGTGGAGTGTGCATGTGGATGTGGATTAGGTGATTCTGATGTGAGCACGTGATGCGCGCGTACGTGCCGGGGAATGCAGTTTGGTTGGCAACAACTCTCACTTGCTCCATCAGATCAGGGCTAACGACATCAGCTTGCTTTATGTCAGTGGACGGCAGCGTCTGCGACGACACGCTCCATGCCTCTGCTTCAACTCCTCCCAGCTCCATAGCACGGGATGCTTTTATGCTCTAAAAGCTAACTTAGCAgatggatgcaatgcaaggctaaCCATTTTACTTAGCAGATAGATGCATGCGGAGTTTCCAGTTTCGGTTTCGGCAGCGCTAGCGCCCGCACTCGCGCGCAGCCTGCCCCGTCCGCTGATTTTTTTCCCCAGCCCGCACGTGCACCTCGTCCCATCGCACCGCCCACCCGCGTGTCTATACGACTCGCCTCGTACGCTCAGCACGCCTTGTCCCCTTCGATTCGAGGTGCCCTGATCGTCGGCCCCCACAGCGCCCTCCATCTGCAGGACACCGGCACGCCGCACTACCCATCCACTGGCCCCCAGCTCGCCGCTCCTCATCCCCCGGCGCCCGTGCTGTGCACAACGCTCCACTCCCCGTGCCCCCCTGAATTCCTAaataacatgaacacttgaatgcaacatgcGTATGGAAACGGATGAAACATCTAGAACATACGCTTCGAACATATGTgtggaacatatgcaacatccagataaaacacttgcaacataaaaacacTTATTGCGACATAACATAACATCAGttgaaacatttggaatatattgttgcaacatatgtgaaacatatgcaacatctatatcaaaacgcttgcaacatacgtctagaacAGATAAACATTTAGAAGaacctctaaaacacttgcaacatgcctgaaacacttgcaacatatgcaacatgtgcaacatcccctaatctatttttgcaacatccatatgaaacaattgcaacatacctctgtaatgtatgaaacacttaaaacatacgcttgcaacatgcattttcGTCGCAACATTTCCAGGCCACTACATCATCGAAAGCGGCCACGACCTTCTGGTGGGGAACGGTGATGTCAGCAGCACCTTGGCATCACCCCAACAGCACCTCGGCGTCACCCTAGCATCATCTCGACGCGCGCGGGAGACAAGGCACGGCGCGTAGCGAGCTAGAGTTGGCGTGGCGGGGGGATGGAGTGTAGCACGgcaatggagagcgtggcgcgggaTGGAGTGCGGCGCTGATGGGGGAGCCGCGCGGCGTGGGATGGTGTGCGCGGCGGGGAAGACAGCAGGAGCGAGCGCATGGCGTAGCAGCACGCGATGGACGAGCACGGGAGTGGGAGATATTTTCGAGAAAGGTAGGGAGACGCGGAGAGGAAGTAGGCCTCTCGGGCCATGGCAGCGAGCAGACCCGAAAAGCGGCGTCCGGGCTCAGCCTTAAGCAGTGCAGTGGGCTTCTAATTAGCCAGCTTGTTTAACGGCCTGTTCGGCTAGAAGAGGCCCATCAGTTTGAGTTCTCATTTGGGCTGCACGACACCAGGCCGAATCAAATAAACAAGGCAATACACAGCCAGGCTACTTTTGAGCCCAACAATGCTTTATGTTCAGACCCAAAAGTTTCTGTTCTTACGTCAGCCCACGATGGAGATCGGAGAACATACTTGGCCACCCATTTTCCATCTTATCCCCTGAAGATCAGCGAGCCAAACATGAGCACATCCGCCCCAGTCTCACTCCAACCAAAGCCATCGAAGGAGCAGCTGAACGACCATGGCCTCGCCGCTGCTCAAGTCACACTctcagctcgccgccgccgctgccctgcaCTCCGCGAGGAGAGCtgaccgccatggccgctgccctGCGACAGTACACGTATCGTTCTCTTTCAAATCCCATGTTCCGACTGTTTCCACTTTTCAGTTGCTTCAAGTTTCACATTTATGCATGATGTTTCTGTGCAGATCGGCAGGTTCCAGGACCACGGGCTCAGGTCCGGCCGTTCTAAGGTACATGACATCTTATCCTGAAACGAAAAATATGGAGAAATGTTCATGTTCACGTAGTAAATTCGAGGCAAGCCTACAGCGTTGCATAGAAATGACGTGCTTCGTGCTGACAGCCAGGTGATAAGGATGTAAAACCATATGGATAAACAGAGTACAGTGTCATATGCCTATGTTTCTATGCAGGCCCTTTATGAAATCTGAAGAAACAGACTAACCgagccatgttcgcttgtcttataaaccgtactttttagcttgtttttttagtcggaacagtattttcctctcgcaataaatcagtcagaacagtgtttcagcttgtttttttttcagcgaagcgaacgggccacGTTGTGTTACGTTAGGTTGCTTCTATAAATAAATAGTACTGCTACCCATGAGACCATGACATGAATGAACAGAGTCCAGTTGCATTGACGGTTCACTAATGTTCAGATCTATGGATCTTGTGCTGCGTTGCAGAGATCCGGTTCAGCGAAGGTGAGCGCCTTCCCGTCGCTGGACGTGGTGCCCCTGATGGTgacgatggtggagcacgtggaCATGTCGCGGGACTACGTCGTGACCAAGTCCATCTGGCATCTCAGCGACGCCGCCCTCAAGAGCGTTTGTGAGTCCTGCTCCTGCCACCGCCACCGTCGTCTCAGCACATGAGCTCCGCGCGCCCTTTGATCTGAAACCGCTGACCGTTTCCCTCTCGATCGATCGCGCGCAGATACCTTCTACGCCATGTTCACGGTCTGGGGAGTCTGCTTCTTTGCGTCCATGAAGGCAAGCATGCACAGTACTAACATACACCATGTAATTGCACTATTTCCTCGAGTGTTCATGACACACAGCTTGCTTGTGGGTTAAATCAAAACAGGATCCCTTCTACGACAGCGACACGTACAGGAGCCAGGGTGGAGATGGAACCGTGCACTGGTACTACGATAGGGTAAGCACGCACGCAGGCACCTTTGCACAGTGTCTGTATGTGCCTCTTTTTCTTAGGCTGCATGATCGAAGAATCAAAGCAGTTAGCCTATCCTAGCCACAGATAactttaggccccgtttagctgccaaaaaattttgcatagtaattgtcacatcgaatcttgcgacacatgcatagagtactaaatgtagacgaaaaaaaaactaattacacagttggtcgagaaatcgcgagacgaaacttttgaacctaattagtccataattagacattaattaCAAAATACAAACGagatgctacagtgagccaaaatccaaaaaaaaaattggatctaaacgcacccttacTAACATCTTGTGCAATGTTCATTGGCAGCAAGAGGACCTGGAGGCGTCTGCGAGGGAGGAGCTGCTCAGGGAGGAGCTGCTCGAGGAGATTGAGCAGAGGGTTGGGGGCCTCAGGGAGCTGGAGGAAGTAGTCACAAAGTGATTATAATACGGGTGTTACTAATCAGTTCTCTATCTGAACTTCGTTAGCAAATAAGTTCAGACTTCTTTGCTGTCCTGCTCAAGTCTGTATATGGCCCAAACGCCTGGATGAACTGCGCTACTGCAGTGCAATAGCAGGATACATACAGTTTGTTTTCTTAAGGGAAACAGGAGGGGGTGCACCCCTACTGCATGTTTTTAATAAAAGAAAGTTACAGTATTTACAGAAACAAGACAGGCCCTACCCAAGGATACATGTAGTTGGCCAGTAGCACCACATGCATTGACAGTGTTTGCGTCAGTGCTTAATGacgtgtccacacattttagtccAGATAATGAAGGATTGGGTACGATAGCATCTGGCCAAGTTCGGAGTACAACTGTGCAACTACAGAACTCTGTGTATAGTACATGGCAAACTAGAACTGTAGTTGTACAGCATCGATCGCCGCTCGGCACAGACAGTTCAGAGGCGTACAGGTACATTACACATGCACCGTCTGGCGTCTGCAGCCTGCAGGCCTCGCCGGCAGCTACACGCACGGCGCACGGCGCACGCAAGCAACGGAGAGCGGTGCGCCGAAACACGCAGCGGCGAGGACAGGGCCGCGCCGGGGGAGACCGAGGCTGCAACGCTGACGAGTGGCCAGCAGTCAGACGACGGGCCGGACCCCTACCGGTCACGTACGGCCTACGAGGTACTACGACCCAGGCCAGCGGCAGCGTCTCCGATGCACGGCTTCGCAATCAGAGCCATGATTTTTTGAGCTGCCGATGAGCGATGGTTGCACGCCATCTTTTTGTAAGAAcgatccccccccccccaccccacccccacccacCCCAACACCACCTTCCCTTTTAAACACATGGGCCCTGTTCCGCTTAACCCATATttagcttcttttttcagccgtaacagtgttttctctcacaataattaaactataacagtattttttagtcagtttcagccaaaattctgctaGCCAAACGGAGCCATAGAAGCAAAAATATGGTAGGAATGAGAAAAGATATGTAAATTGTACCGGGATGCAACTACAAAACAAAGGATTAAAAAACATAGGAATTTAAAAGAAATAATCATTTGGATGGACTGTAGGAAAAACGTAAGATTTTTACCAAAAGGTTTGAGTGGATGCTAAAGTTCCGTTAGTTTCGCGAGCTGAGTAGTGGGTTCTCTACTGTGTAACTTGCCTTTCAAGTTCTCAAGTAAGACgtgggtgctcgtatttttctgaatttattttagAATCTAATGATGTTATTTTTTACTATGATTGGTGAAAAAAATGAACATGCTGAAATGAAAACAAAATTTGGTGTGCGAAAGTCTTTAACTTATATTCCTTCCTTCCAAAATGTGATAACGTATTTTAATTTAACTCTTCCCAATTCAAACTTCTTCAATTTAGACCAACTTTATTAAAAAATACACTAATATCTACAACATAAAATTAGTTTTATTGCATGACCGTTAAATATGTATGATTAcacatttatttgatatcattatATATGTTCGCATGTTTTCAATAAACATGGTTAAAGTTAGATAATTTTTCTTAGGACAAAACTAAGAACGTGTTTGGTTTGTTCTCCCAACACTTTGTCGCCTTGTTGAGCGAGAACTTCGAGCAAGTCCGCAAGAGAAACAAAATAGCTCACCTACCTGGGAAAGCTTTTTGTACAGAAGCCCACAAGGCAGTCCCATGGGCATGCCACAACCTAGGCACGGCACGACTCAACGGCCATCGTGCTCGTACCGACCCAGTCCGATGGCTGGGCCGTGCCTGGGCTACTACCCCAGCATGACCCTATTATTGGTGGCCCGATACCTCATATATAACCTCCCATCCCAACTTCTAAACCCTAGCTCCACCCTTCAATTCCATAATTGTCGCCTTCTATTCCACTCATTTCCCTTTGTTGTTACCCTTCTGTGAGAGCATCTTGGCCAACACTCAGGgcgcgtttggccgggctcccgccGGCTCTGGCTCCCACACTGTAGCGCAACTGTAGCGCGCAGGAGCTGGAGCCGGAGGAGcaaaaaaacgagcttctccggctccagtGCTgccagtgagagaggaaaggatgaGAGAGAAAAGCGACTCCGGTGAACAGTGTCGCTACAGGAGATGACATAGGGAGGagtcagaggagccggagccgctcggagcccggccaaacgggctcTCATCTGCGACTCTCCCCCAGCGAGGTTGCAGCGTCGCGCCCCCAGCCCACACGCGAATGTATGTGGTGGCGTCTCAACCATGGCCATCCCGTGGAGGCTGCAGTGGTGGTGCACCTCGGTTATGAGATTTGATTCGATTTGGCTGCTAGTTTCATTCTATTTGTATTGGCTGCTAGTTTGATTCTATGTGTATGTGAGCAATGATGGATGATGGATTTGAAGATACTAAGAACTTCCTGATATGAAATTTATGTTTCTTTGCTTTGTTGAACTATAGTCGGACCGGCACGACACGTTTAACTAGTTTAGTGTGAGGCCTGGGCCCATGGGATGGCACGACACGACACGATTAATAACTAGGTCGTGCCTGACCTAACCTTAAGTGGGCCATGCCTCATCGAGCTGGCCAATCCGTGTCATTCGTTTGGATATCTATGGCTTCTCGTTGCTCACACCAACAAGGTGAGATGAGGTGTCATTTGGAGGAAAGTGGCCTAAAACACCCAATATTTCCAAATGAAAGAAACCATTAGCCTACTTGAGAACCCAACTAGTTAAGATTAGTCCattctaaggccccgtttggctggGCTCcgacggctccggctcctgcactgTTCACCTATCAGCTCGTGGACGGCCAATAGGACGCTATACTGTTCATCAGagttgtttttctctctcctcctttcctctctcactctgACACCACCGGAGCCAGAGAAACTCATTTTTCTGGCTCCGGCTCCCGTTGGCACCTATCGGCTCATGGGCGGCCGACAGGATGCTAcagtgcaggagccggagcccgcGGGAACCCGGCCAAACGGGCCCTAAACTGCTCGGAAGCTTGTGCGGGCGAGATTCGGCTTGCTCTCGTAGGAGAACCAAAATGGCGCACCCGCTAGGCAAGCTTCTCGTTGCTCGTGCCAACCGCCCAGCCGAGCGAGCTGAGGTGTTCCTAGCGGAAAAAAGCGTCCTAAAACACTCAATATTTTGAAACAAAGAAAGCGTTACATTTAAGAACGGACATTGATCAGAGATCCTAATTACTTAAGATTAGCTCGTCATAAACTGTTCAAGACTTGTATGGGCAAAGATTTGGCTTGCTCCCGTAGGAGAACCAAGATGGTTCGCTTGCTGGTAGAGCGAGGTGAGGTGCCACttataggaaaaaaaatcataaaacatccagcatttaaaaaaaaaaagacttgAGAACGCACATTGGTCAGGGATACTAATTACTTAGGATCAGTTCGTCCTAAACTGCTGAGGATCGGAGCTTCATTCCGCTACTGTCATCTCCGGCGCCTTGCAGTCTCTGCACGGCGCCCAAAGAACAAGAAAGACAGCAAAGGAGACTCCGTACACGTTTCAGAGAATGGAAACTCCACATCTATCAGCCATCTGAATCCGATCTCGTACGTACGAAAATCTGCAGCTCCCTCCAAGCCGCATGTAGTACTCATCATCCCCTCCCACCAGGACTGTGGTACCTGCCACATATAATAAGAAACTCAAAGAAACAAAGCGCGAACAAAAAGTGATTATTGGAGATTTAATTCAGAAATGTGCAAGCTGCTTTGTATGCTTAGTACCTTGATCACTTCTTAGACTAACTGAAGACCAAAAAAAGCACAAAAAGAACTGACCGGAGGATCACACCATCTGAGGTCCTGCATGAGAGAACGAGGCCATCGTGTAGCCAAAGAGAAGAACCTGCCGGTCGATCGATGATGCGGCCTCACAGTTTGCAGCATATGCacacatgcatcatgcatgcgaGGTTGTTCCTGACTAGCTAGGGATGAGGGATCGATCGAGGCATCGTCGGCCGGCAAGTCATCCTTGGCTACATAACAAAATACAACCTCATCCCCACATGCAAGCCCTCAGATGAAATACTTATGACGAACTGATGAATGCAGCTGCTGAATCTGAATGTACAGAAGATACATTATTGCCATATTGCATCACTTGCTTGCTAACTATAAGCTGATGAGCACACGATCGAGCTGCTGGCAAGCAACAAGATGATGCATACAACACACTGATGAGATGCATGCATGGCTGTAGAAAGAGGAGAGCTACCAGAGGAGGATGAGAACGAAAGGTCCTGCTGCGTAATGCTAACTGTGACTGTGAAGCTTCATCTTGCAAGACGAGACAAGCACAAGCTGCTTCTATACATAGGAGTATGTGGGCGTGGCGTTAGAATGGACGACAAGCCGATCAATGTCTGCGTTTTGTTGAGTTCGATCGTACCACGGGGTGTTCGGatccggctactaaaatttagaaggtgtgTCGGGTGGATATtttatggggtgttcggatactaataaaaaaataaataacataatccgtcagtactccacgagacaaattttttaagcctaagtaattcgtcattagcacatgtttactgtagcaaaacattattaaatcatgaactaattaggcttaaaagattcgtcttacaaattagtcacaaactatgtaattaatttcgtaattaatctatatttaatactctatatatatattaaataTCTGATAGAACAgcaactaaaatttaggagaaacAACCGAATAACCCCTTAGTACGGAGGAGCGAGCGAGAGCGAATGAATTGAAGGTTGGTGAGCGTCTATAAAGCGAGGTGGTGCTGAGGGCTGACGAGATGTGTCTTTAAGAGTGTtgggtgcatgcatgcatgcagcgcGCAGCACGGCCCCCGGCCTGCATGGATTTGACGCTGCGGTACTGACAGGTCTACCACAAGCCCGCCCTAGGCCGCTCATTGCATTTTCTCGTGAGCCTTCCACctcaaattttcaaaaaaaaaaaaaaatgctacagtgcttATCATATTAAATGTTTGTGAtttatgcatggagcattaaatatagataaaaaaaactaattacatagtttgatggGAAATtacaagacgaacgttttgagtctaattagtcctgaacactaattactaaataaaaatgaaagtgctacagcgCTGAGGAATCCATCGAGAGGTACCGTTGCATTTGCGCCTATACACATAGGAGTAAGGGAACGTCTGTTGTCTATATGCCACTTTTTTTCCGGTACATGCATGTGAAACTGTCGCCTTACGTACGCTGCTGCCTCGTCACAATCATCATCATTCATCAGTCGATCGAAAACGCGAAAAAAAAACAGCGAAATGAAACGCACTGCATTCATTCTGCACGCAAGTGTTGCATTGTGCCCATAAGCTAGTTGCCATCCATTCTGCCATTTTGAGAGTGTTTACCGGCTGAACAATCTAGGGTCGGCTGAAACGGAGCTCGTCTCATCTTAAGTACGTTCGGAGTACGTACGAGTACGGTGAATGTATAATGTAGCAGCACCGGCGGCAGACatgaaggccttgtttagattgcaagatttttcactctttcttcatcacatcaaatctttagacacatacataaagtattaaatgtagataaaaaaataactaattacacagtttgattgtaaattacgagacaaatattttgagcctaattaagccatgattgaacaataattatcaaatataaataaaaatgctATAGTACCGAATACTGATTTCTAATCTCAATCTAAAATGAATGAATGCAGAGCGGTGTAAGAGTACTTGGATCGACCAAGAATCGGCTCGATCCAAACAACTTTTTACTGCCTAGTACGCGAGCACAGGACTACAGGTCACGTTTCACATCGGCAGCGGCATAAAAGGACTTGCAAGGCAGTAACCCTGTAAAATCCAAGGCCACGGACACGGAGAAAAAGTTAGAAGCCATCCAATCGAAAGCTCGAAAGATTAGCGGCCACGGTACATGCAAGGTCCAGTTCCCTCCTAAAAtactaaatttttcaagattctctgtcacatcgaatctttagacgcatacatgaagtattaaatataaataaaaaataaaactaattacacagtttagacgaaatccacgagacgaatcttttaagcctaattaaactatgattggacattaattgccaaataacaacgaaactcCTACAGTatcattttgccaaaaaaaatcgGCATCTAAACAGGCCCCAAGCATCAGTCATCAGACCTTCTGCCGAACCGACACGTGTCACGTCATGTTGGGCAACAGACAGCCTACGACGAATCTGACGGCCCTGTCTCTCCGCGgacgccttttgcttttttgaggtCTTGTTTAcattaagttttttcactctctttttatcacatcaaatatttacacacatacatagagtattaaatgtagataaaaaataactaattacacagtttgattgtaaattacgagacgaatcttttgagcctagttagatcatgattggac is from Miscanthus floridulus cultivar M001 chromosome 7, ASM1932011v1, whole genome shotgun sequence and encodes:
- the LOC136464436 gene encoding photosynthetic NDH subunit of subcomplex B 4, chloroplastic-like isoform X2 encodes the protein MASPLLKSHSQLAAAAALHSARRADRHGRCPATIGRFQDHGLRSGRSKRSGSAKVSAFPSLDVVPLMVTMVEHVDMSRDYVVTKSIWHLSDAALKSVYTFYAMFTVWGVCFFASMKDPFYDSDTYRSQGGDGTVHWYYDRQEDLEASAREELLREELLEEIEQRVGGLRELEEVVTK
- the LOC136464436 gene encoding photosynthetic NDH subunit of subcomplex B 4, chloroplastic-like isoform X1, translating into MASPLLKSHSQLAAAAALHSARRADRHGRCPATVHIGRFQDHGLRSGRSKRSGSAKVSAFPSLDVVPLMVTMVEHVDMSRDYVVTKSIWHLSDAALKSVYTFYAMFTVWGVCFFASMKDPFYDSDTYRSQGGDGTVHWYYDRQEDLEASAREELLREELLEEIEQRVGGLRELEEVVTK